CCATTATTAGATTTCTCTGAATACTATAAGGAGTTGTAATAGTAATAATTTCCATTAATTGCATGAAAAGATTATTAGATGCTTTTAATAAATACTATTAATAGAATTTATTAGAGAATAAGCAGATTATATTTTAGAATATGATGATAATCTAAAAAGGAGTTGATAAAAATTACGAAATCGTCTTTATCAAATAACTTAAAAAAGAAAATAGGTATATTGATAGTTCTTATTGTTATCCTATTAGCTCTCTTAGTAGTATTTCATCCATTTTCAGGTGCTGATGCTATGGGAGGTATATGTGAATCAGTAGAGAAGGGTAATCTATCCGTTACGGTTACAGGGGATGTTATGTTTGGCCGTAAAATGCCAGGTGTATTATCTACTAGTGAAAGTCCTTACAGGTATGTTAGTAATGTAACAGGACCCTCTGATATCCTACTAGTAAATACTGAGAATCCTTTTACAACCTCTGGGGATGCAGTAAAACCTGATGTACCATTAAAGGCTGATCCAAAGTATATTAATCTAGTTAATGGAACTAATCATACTGTTATTGCAGCTAATGCTAATAACCATGAGTTTGATTATGGTGTTAATGGTATGAGGGATTCTATTAAGAACTTTGATAGTGCAGGTATTAAGCATATAGGTGCCGGTGAAAACAAACAAGAGGCAACAAGTCCCGCTACAATTGAAGAAAATGGTCATAAGGTAACTATATTTAACTATATGGATAGTAGTAATTTCCAGGAGTATAGTAGTGAGGTAATGCCAGTAGCTGGAGATTCAAATCCGGGTTATTCTGCATGGGATGATAATGAATCACCTAAACAGATTAGTGAAGCTAGAAATAATGGTTCTGACTTTATAATTGTATACATGCATTATGGTAATGAATATAGTAGAACACCTAATGATTCACAGAAAAACATTTCACATAAGGCAATTGATGCTGGTGCAGATACAGTTCTTGGTGCCCATACTCATGTAACTCAGGGTATTGAAATGTATAATGGTAAACCTATATTCTATAATCTTGGTAATTTCATGTTTGATCAGAGTAACACTGCTACACATAGAGCTTACTTTGTAAACTTTAATTTGACTGGTGATAATGTCACAGCAACAGTTTACACAGTAGACCTTGTTAATTACTTACCACATTTCATGTCTGCATCAGATGGCCGAGCTCTTCTTGAAGAGTTAAATCCACAGTGCTCTGATTTATCAATTACGGACAGTGGAACTGGAAAGTTATCATTCAAATTGGGAAATAATACTACTAGTAACCAGTAGTACATGTTTCTCTATTACATCTTCCCCATTCTCTTTTTTTAATAACTTGGAAAATAGGTTAATACGACTACTTCATACATATTTTCCAGATTCTTTTCATAACTTTATAAAACTATTATAATAATATTCACATTTCCCCTATAATATAATAATAAAAATTAGCTCTACTACTGTTCTGGTATTACTCAAATCCCATTATTCTTTTAGCAATTCATGTGATGTGAAATTAATCATGGATATAAATACATTATAAGTGATAACCTATACCACAAGAATAGAAGAAATGTGGCAACTATTAGATTTTTATTCTATTTCGAAAATAGTATTAAACAATTGATTATATAAGTTAATATAGCAAATTTACTTTTTTCAATAATAATCTTATTTTTTGTAAATAAATTATTTTCAGATAAAATTTTAAATATTTTGAGATATTTGTTCTTTAAAGAGGATTGTAGGTGATATTATGATAGATATAGAAAGAACAATCGCAAGGGAATTAAATATAAAGCCATGGCAGGCAAATGCAGCAATATCCCTAA
This genomic interval from Candidatus Methanosphaera massiliense contains the following:
- a CDS encoding CapA family protein encodes the protein MIKITKSSLSNNLKKKIGILIVLIVILLALLVVFHPFSGADAMGGICESVEKGNLSVTVTGDVMFGRKMPGVLSTSESPYRYVSNVTGPSDILLVNTENPFTTSGDAVKPDVPLKADPKYINLVNGTNHTVIAANANNHEFDYGVNGMRDSIKNFDSAGIKHIGAGENKQEATSPATIEENGHKVTIFNYMDSSNFQEYSSEVMPVAGDSNPGYSAWDDNESPKQISEARNNGSDFIIVYMHYGNEYSRTPNDSQKNISHKAIDAGADTVLGAHTHVTQGIEMYNGKPIFYNLGNFMFDQSNTATHRAYFVNFNLTGDNVTATVYTVDLVNYLPHFMSASDGRALLEELNPQCSDLSITDSGTGKLSFKLGNNTTSNQ